A single region of the Streptomyces sp. NBC_01803 genome encodes:
- a CDS encoding PRC-barrel domain-containing protein — MFEADNIRDWRGHDVVDPGGHRIGTLEAVYVDTATDRPAFATVTVGVPTRRRLVFVPLAGATVGPGYLKVTHAKNQVKGAPAIDTDGELPAEDEAAVFSHYELGYQPGMGGERRLARR; from the coding sequence ATGTTCGAAGCGGACAACATCCGGGATTGGCGGGGGCACGACGTGGTCGATCCGGGCGGCCACAGGATCGGCACGCTGGAGGCCGTCTACGTGGACACCGCCACCGACCGGCCCGCCTTCGCCACGGTCACGGTCGGCGTGCCCACGCGCCGCCGCCTGGTGTTCGTGCCTCTCGCCGGGGCGACCGTCGGGCCGGGCTATCTGAAGGTCACCCACGCCAAGAACCAGGTCAAGGGCGCCCCCGCCATCGACACCGACGGCGAGCTGCCTGCCGAGGACGAGGCCGCCGTCTTCTCCCACTACGAGCTGGGCTACCAGCCGGGCATGGGCGGCGAACGGCGGCTGGCGCGCCGCTGA
- a CDS encoding DUF5994 family protein, protein MTVISDPTTAQHPDTRIIRLSLAPGGSGPGPLDGAWWPYSRDLMLELPLLTAEFDSRWGRVTRAAVNPAHWPIIPRKILVPGRVVHVGWFSAEQDPHALLLLSGRVKRWDLLVIPPGTPAATAARLMAAASDPGSTLTAGALMAQARTAVAAAGDSARVVDWEAGGGRGLAVPAAPPPGPGPA, encoded by the coding sequence ATGACCGTGATCTCCGATCCGACGACGGCACAGCACCCCGACACACGGATCATCCGCCTCTCCCTGGCACCCGGGGGCAGCGGCCCGGGTCCCCTGGACGGCGCCTGGTGGCCGTACTCCCGTGATCTCATGCTCGAACTCCCGCTCCTCACGGCTGAGTTCGACAGCCGGTGGGGACGGGTCACCCGCGCGGCGGTGAATCCCGCCCACTGGCCCATCATCCCGAGGAAGATTCTCGTCCCCGGGCGTGTGGTGCACGTGGGCTGGTTCTCCGCCGAACAGGACCCGCACGCGCTGCTCCTGCTCTCCGGCAGGGTGAAGCGCTGGGACCTCCTGGTGATCCCGCCGGGGACACCGGCCGCCACAGCCGCCCGGCTGATGGCCGCCGCGTCCGATCCGGGCAGCACCCTCACCGCCGGAGCCCTGATGGCCCAGGCGCGGACGGCCGTCGCGGCGGCGGGCGACAGCGCCCGGGTGGTGGACTGGGAAGCCGGGGGCGGGCGGGGCCTCGCCGTCCCGGCCGCCCCGCCCCCGGGTCCGGGCCCCGCGTGA
- a CDS encoding MmyB family transcriptional regulator, protein MPAGVQRLAARLGDVPIGVFTADWALVWWNTMWSALHGDPAELPAAERNLPRALFGDGPARAALRPIRSEHGEDTFAASIVADLKDAVSRYPADARLGRLVRELRGASDAFAHHWATATPTPHVTERKTIRHPEIGDILLDCDVLIVPGADLRMVTYTAAAGSGDAGKLDLLRVTGGHRHRAPVTPAPAPAPAPAPAPAPAPALAGRRTSSPTMARSGTPRPDLGPGSPGPATLPAKPNA, encoded by the coding sequence GTGCCGGCGGGTGTCCAGCGGCTCGCCGCTCGGCTCGGGGACGTCCCGATCGGGGTGTTCACCGCCGACTGGGCGCTCGTGTGGTGGAACACCATGTGGAGCGCCCTGCACGGGGACCCCGCCGAGCTCCCGGCCGCCGAGCGGAACCTCCCCCGAGCCCTGTTCGGTGACGGCCCGGCCCGCGCCGCGCTGCGTCCCATCCGGTCCGAGCACGGCGAGGACACCTTCGCGGCGTCGATCGTCGCCGACCTCAAGGACGCCGTCTCCCGCTATCCCGCGGACGCCCGACTCGGTCGTCTCGTGCGGGAGCTGCGGGGAGCGTCCGACGCCTTCGCCCACCACTGGGCCACGGCGACGCCGACCCCGCACGTGACCGAGCGGAAGACGATCCGGCATCCGGAGATCGGCGACATCCTGCTCGACTGCGATGTCCTCATCGTCCCCGGCGCCGACCTGCGGATGGTCACCTACACGGCGGCGGCCGGGAGCGGCGACGCGGGAAAGCTCGACCTTCTCCGCGTCACAGGCGGCCACCGCCACCGCGCTCCCGTGACACCAGCACCGGCACCAGCACCAGCACCAGCACCAGCACCAGCACCAGCACCAGCGTTGGCGGGACGCCGTACGTCTTCACCCACGATGGCCCGATCCGGCACTCCCCGCCCGGACCTCGGACCGGGCTCCCCAGGGCCGGCGACGCTCCCGGCCAAGCCGAACGCGTAG
- the tyrS gene encoding tyrosine--tRNA ligase produces MTAIVDELRWRGLIAQSTDEDALRKALADGPVTFYCGFDPTAASLHVGHLVQVLTLRRLQQAGHRPLALVGGATGHIGDPRPTAERTLNDPEVIAEWVTRLRAQIEPYLSFEGDNAATMVNNLDWTAGLSVIEFLRDIGKHFRVNKMLTKDSVAQRLASAQGISYTEFSYQLLQGMDFLQLYRRYGCTLQTGGSDQWGNLTAGLDLIHRLEPNAEVHALATPLMTKADGTKFGKTETGTLWLDPEMTTPYAFYQFWLNTDDRDISRYTRILSFQSREELEELEKVTEERPQARTAQRALAEELTTLVHGADQCAAVIAASKALFGQGELAALDEATLAAAVAELPNAKVSELGPVTDLFAEVGLVASKSAARRTVKEGGAYVNNVKVTAEDAVPTADELLHGRWLVLRRGKRNLATIEVTGA; encoded by the coding sequence GTGACGGCCATCGTCGACGAGCTGAGGTGGCGTGGGCTGATCGCCCAGTCCACTGACGAGGACGCATTGCGCAAGGCTCTCGCGGACGGTCCCGTCACGTTCTATTGCGGCTTCGACCCGACCGCGGCGAGCCTGCACGTCGGTCACCTGGTGCAGGTGCTCACCCTCCGTCGGCTCCAGCAGGCCGGGCACCGGCCGTTGGCGCTCGTGGGCGGCGCGACCGGCCACATCGGTGACCCGCGGCCGACTGCCGAGCGCACCCTGAACGACCCGGAGGTCATCGCCGAGTGGGTGACCCGGCTGCGCGCGCAGATCGAGCCGTACCTCTCCTTCGAGGGCGACAACGCGGCGACCATGGTGAACAACCTGGACTGGACAGCGGGCCTGTCCGTGATCGAGTTCCTCCGGGATATCGGCAAGCACTTCCGGGTCAACAAGATGCTCACCAAGGACTCGGTCGCCCAGCGCCTGGCGTCCGCCCAGGGCATCAGCTACACGGAGTTCAGCTACCAGTTGCTTCAGGGCATGGACTTCCTTCAGCTGTACCGGCGGTACGGCTGCACGCTCCAGACGGGCGGTAGCGACCAGTGGGGCAACCTCACGGCCGGACTGGATCTGATCCACCGCCTGGAGCCGAACGCCGAGGTGCACGCGCTCGCGACGCCCCTGATGACGAAGGCGGACGGCACCAAGTTCGGCAAGACGGAGACCGGCACGCTCTGGCTCGACCCGGAGATGACCACGCCGTACGCGTTCTACCAGTTCTGGCTGAACACGGACGACCGGGACATCTCCCGGTACACCCGGATCCTCTCCTTCCAGTCCCGCGAGGAATTGGAAGAATTGGAGAAGGTGACCGAGGAGCGACCGCAGGCCCGTACCGCGCAGCGTGCGCTCGCCGAGGAGCTGACCACGCTGGTGCACGGCGCCGACCAGTGCGCCGCCGTGATCGCCGCGTCGAAGGCGCTGTTCGGGCAGGGTGAGCTCGCCGCACTCGACGAGGCGACGCTGGCCGCCGCCGTTGCCGAGCTGCCGAACGCCAAGGTGAGCGAACTCGGCCCGGTCACTGACCTGTTCGCGGAGGTCGGCCTCGTGGCGAGCAAGTCGGCCGCCCGCCGCACCGTGAAGGAGGGCGGCGCCTACGTGAACAACGTGAAGGTGACCGCCGAGGACGCGGTGCCCACGGCCGACGAGTTGCTGCACGGGCGCTGGCTGGTGCTGCGCAGGGGCAAGAGGAACCTGGCGACGATCGAGGTCACCGGAGCCTGA
- a CDS encoding Uma2 family endonuclease, producing the protein MSVEAIPQEFRRGNKRGDTLSSPAHHPIPVRRGHLREAAERIEQATGMSVEIIGGTLVMSPSPSGKHAGIIIDLRDAIRPGLSGLYEAFENVSVPMPDDPDDYATPDLTIGPRTFKDDEGWLLDADAVELAVEVISPTERLKGINEKTAWYAAAGVVRLLQVDPRTGTWSLFGRPGDGEYKSVVHGKYGEEVPLPTELGGDLPTAGLRLYGTRPSG; encoded by the coding sequence GTGAGCGTCGAGGCGATACCGCAGGAGTTCCGGCGAGGCAACAAGAGAGGTGACACCTTGAGCAGCCCGGCTCATCACCCCATTCCCGTTCGTCGCGGACACCTGCGCGAAGCTGCCGAGCGGATCGAGCAGGCCACCGGCATGAGCGTTGAGATCATCGGAGGAACACTCGTGATGTCCCCGAGCCCGAGCGGCAAGCACGCCGGGATCATCATCGATCTGCGCGACGCCATCCGCCCCGGGCTTTCCGGCCTGTACGAGGCGTTTGAGAACGTATCCGTCCCGATGCCCGACGACCCGGACGACTACGCGACTCCAGACCTGACCATCGGGCCACGCACGTTCAAGGATGACGAGGGCTGGCTCCTGGACGCGGACGCGGTCGAACTGGCCGTAGAGGTGATCTCTCCGACCGAGCGGCTGAAAGGCATCAATGAGAAGACCGCATGGTATGCAGCCGCAGGCGTCGTTCGTCTTCTGCAGGTAGACCCGCGTACCGGCACGTGGTCGCTCTTCGGCCGTCCCGGAGATGGAGAATACAAGAGCGTCGTGCACGGCAAGTACGGCGAAGAGGTGCCGCTGCCCACTGAACTCGGCGGCGATCTGCCCACGGCCGGTCTCCGCTTGTACGGCACGCGACCGAGCGGCTGA
- a CDS encoding DNA-processing protein DprA: MRGTAVEGDLRVAVVGTRNPTPEGVARACAIASGLAERGVTVVSGLAVGIDTAAHGTALAVGGRTVAVIGTGLRRAYPAQNVRLQQEISERGLVLSQFWPDAPPSKSTFPMRNAVMSGHSLATVVVQAAYRSGSPHAGASHA; this comes from the coding sequence ATGCGCGGCACCGCCGTGGAGGGTGATCTGCGCGTCGCCGTGGTCGGCACCCGCAATCCCACTCCGGAAGGCGTTGCCCGCGCGTGCGCGATCGCCAGTGGACTCGCCGAGCGCGGTGTCACCGTGGTCAGCGGCCTGGCCGTCGGCATTGACACCGCCGCACACGGCACCGCGCTCGCCGTTGGCGGGCGCACCGTCGCCGTCATCGGCACCGGCCTGCGTCGGGCGTACCCGGCACAGAACGTCCGACTCCAACAGGAGATCTCCGAACGCGGCTTGGTCCTTTCCCAGTTCTGGCCGGACGCACCGCCATCGAAGTCCACCTTCCCGATGCGCAACGCGGTGATGAGCGGCCACAGCCTCGCCACCGTCGTCGTGCAGGCCGCCTACCGCAGCGGAAGCCCGCATGCAGGCGCGTCTCATGCTTGA
- a CDS encoding DEAD/DEAH box helicase family protein, which translates to MTPEPARRRFNSSERAALYLAADGRCTGCGIELQPSWHADHIAPYSAGGPTDVTNGQALCPTCNLAKGTSDMSNLRTWQRRATELFNVLPPGTRDFLVSATPGAGKTRYALRQAGDLIAQGAIERVAVVVPTDALRQQWADAAEGQGLSLKPVAEPEDYDKAGYRGCVVTYQQLLGAGADLLRRVTRRPTLVILDEIHHAGETRSWGEALQRAAEKARYRLALTGTPWRRDNQSPIPFVKYNAEGRVIVDYAYEYGEAVADDVCRRIEFHAYDGEARWTDPARARRTSASGPGTVTVEFAATLGAGMDGADVSAALDALYEPKHNWMPEMLAQANVMLDDLREEIPDAAGLVVCERQWHARGYAELIERITGQKPPVVVSDPQRDPGGKIAKAQIDAFRNGRGRWIVAVKMISEGVDIPRLAIGVYASKTQTPLFFRQVVGRFVRMREGEEFNARLLIPAAPELLRHAREIEEELRHQLDLAEAEERKAREGDGSSNSGQGQLDFREPLSASAPVFDRAILGGQESTPDEVAAAGAECRKLGIPARFAVNLVPLLRSKEATPAREPTTVPLPEEVAVPRHKREKLLRGEITTLVGRYARRAGMEPQDVNTNLLKAGHPKRADATVEELEQARQTLLRWMADL; encoded by the coding sequence GTGACTCCAGAGCCGGCCAGGCGGCGCTTCAACTCCTCGGAGCGCGCCGCCCTCTACCTGGCCGCCGACGGTCGCTGTACAGGCTGCGGAATCGAACTGCAGCCCAGTTGGCACGCCGACCACATCGCCCCCTACTCCGCGGGCGGACCCACCGACGTCACCAACGGGCAGGCTCTCTGCCCCACCTGCAACCTCGCGAAAGGCACCTCCGACATGAGCAACCTCAGAACCTGGCAACGCCGGGCGACTGAACTCTTCAACGTGCTGCCGCCCGGCACCCGCGACTTCCTCGTCTCGGCTACACCTGGCGCTGGCAAAACCCGGTACGCCCTGCGTCAAGCGGGCGATCTCATCGCCCAGGGAGCCATCGAGCGGGTGGCCGTCGTAGTCCCTACCGATGCGCTCCGGCAGCAATGGGCCGACGCCGCAGAAGGACAAGGGCTTTCCCTGAAGCCGGTCGCCGAACCAGAAGACTACGACAAGGCCGGCTACCGGGGCTGCGTCGTCACCTACCAGCAGTTGCTCGGCGCGGGTGCGGATCTCCTGCGGCGCGTCACCCGCCGACCGACACTCGTCATCCTTGACGAGATCCACCACGCGGGCGAGACCCGCTCGTGGGGCGAGGCGCTGCAACGAGCGGCCGAGAAGGCTCGCTACCGTCTCGCGCTCACCGGCACTCCATGGCGCAGGGACAACCAATCACCTATCCCCTTCGTGAAGTACAACGCCGAGGGAAGGGTGATCGTCGACTACGCCTACGAATACGGCGAGGCGGTCGCCGATGACGTCTGCCGCCGCATCGAGTTCCACGCCTACGATGGCGAGGCCCGCTGGACGGACCCCGCCCGGGCGCGCAGAACGTCGGCCAGTGGGCCCGGCACGGTGACCGTGGAGTTCGCTGCGACACTGGGTGCTGGTATGGACGGGGCAGACGTGTCCGCTGCCCTGGACGCCCTGTACGAGCCAAAGCACAACTGGATGCCGGAGATGCTGGCCCAGGCGAACGTCATGCTGGACGATTTGCGCGAGGAGATCCCCGACGCGGCCGGCTTGGTGGTATGCGAACGGCAGTGGCATGCTCGCGGCTACGCCGAGCTGATCGAGAGAATCACCGGGCAGAAGCCGCCTGTGGTGGTGTCGGACCCACAGCGCGACCCTGGGGGGAAGATCGCCAAGGCACAGATCGATGCCTTTCGGAACGGGCGAGGCCGGTGGATTGTCGCAGTGAAGATGATCAGCGAGGGGGTCGACATTCCTCGCTTGGCGATCGGCGTATACGCGTCCAAGACACAGACACCGCTGTTCTTCCGCCAGGTCGTCGGACGTTTCGTTCGAATGCGCGAAGGTGAGGAGTTCAACGCACGCCTCCTCATCCCTGCGGCACCGGAACTCCTTCGACACGCACGCGAAATCGAGGAGGAACTGCGCCACCAGCTCGACTTGGCCGAGGCGGAGGAGCGCAAGGCCCGAGAGGGTGACGGCAGCAGCAACTCCGGCCAGGGGCAGCTCGACTTCCGCGAACCGCTGTCCGCGTCCGCGCCTGTCTTCGACCGCGCGATCCTGGGCGGGCAGGAAAGCACGCCCGATGAGGTCGCGGCCGCGGGAGCCGAGTGCCGGAAGCTGGGCATCCCGGCCCGGTTTGCGGTCAACCTGGTTCCCCTGCTGCGGTCGAAGGAGGCCACTCCAGCACGGGAGCCGACCACGGTTCCACTGCCCGAAGAAGTGGCCGTACCGCGTCACAAGCGGGAGAAACTGTTGCGAGGAGAGATCACGACCCTCGTCGGAAGGTACGCCCGGCGCGCCGGAATGGAGCCGCAGGATGTCAACACCAACCTGCTGAAGGCCGGGCATCCGAAGCGCGCCGACGCGACCGTTGAGGAGTTGGAACAGGCACGGCAGACCCTTCTGCGTTGGATGGCTGACCTGTGA